CTCTGCGCGCTCGTCACCGCCGCCCACGCCCGGGCGGGGGAGGGGCCGCCGGTGCTGCCCTGGACGGCCGACGGGCCCGCCGGCCGGGGCGGGGCGGCCGCCGGTGACGGGCTCTTCGTCCTGCTCGGGCCCGCCTCCGACGTCGGGCGCGCCCTCGTCGCCGGCCGCCCCGACCGGGCCGCCCGGCTGCTCGTGCCCTGGCGCGAGCGGTACGGGGACGCCCTGTGCCTGGAGGTCGTCCCGCACGGGCGCGCCGGCACCGGGCCCGGCTCGCTGCGGCTCGCCGCCCGTACCGTCGGCTTCGCCGCCGAGCAGGGCGTCCGGCCGGTGCTCGGCAACGAGGTGCGCTACGCCGACCCCGGCCAGGGCCCGGTCGCCGATGTCCTCGACTCCGCCCGCCGGCTCGTCCCCGTCGACCCCCGCGGCGCCGGGCTCGACGCCGGGGAGGCCTGGCTCAAGGACCCCGACGCCATGCGGGCCGCCGCCGAGCGGACCGTCGAGGCCGCGGGCTTCCGCCGCGAGGCCGCCCACCGGCTCCTGGAGCACACCGCCGCCGTCGCCGCCGGCTGCCTGGTCGACCCCGAGGACGACCTCGGCATGGGCTCCGCGCACTTCCCCGAACCGCACCTGGTCGGCGCCGCCCACCGCACCGCCCAGCGCGTGCTCGCCTCCCGGGCCGCCGCCGGCATGGTCCTGAAGGGGTACGAGAGGCGGCGCGGGTACTGGGACCGGATGCACCGGGAGCTGGACGTCATCGCCCACCACGGCTTCGCCAGCTACTTCCTGACGGTCGCCCAGGTCGTCGACGACGTCCGGGGGATGGGCATCCGGGTGGCCGCCCGCGGCTCCGGCGCCGGGTCCCTCGTCAACCACCTCCTCGGCATCGCCCACGCCGACCCGGTCGAGCACGGCCTGCTGATGGAACGCTTCCTCTCCAAGCGCCGCACCGCCCTCCCCGACATCGACATCGACGTGGAGTCCGCCCGCCGCCTGGAGGTCTACCGGGCGATCCTCGGCCGCTTCGGCGCCGAGCGGGTCGCCACCGTCGCCATGCCCGAGACCTACCGGGTCCGCCACGCGGTGCGGGACGTGGGCGCCGCCCTGTCCATGGACCCCGCCGACACCGACCGGATCGCCAAGGCCTTCCCGCACATCCGCGCCCGGGACGCCCGCGCCGCCCTGGAGGAGCTGCCCGAACTGCGCGGGCTCAAAGCCGAACTCCAGGGGCGCGAGCGCTTCTGGGCCCTGGTCGAGGCGCTCGACGCGCTGCCCCGCGGCATCGCCATGCACCCCTGCGGAGTGCTCCTCTCGGACGCCTCGCTGCTCACCCGCACCCCCGTGATGCCCACCAGTGGCGAGGGCCTCCCCATGGCCCAGTTCGACAAGGAGGACGTCGAGGACCTCGGCCTGCTCAAGCTCGACGTCCTCGGGGTGCGGATGCAGTCCGCGATGGCGCACGCCGTCGCCGAGGTCGGGCGCGCCACCGGCGTCCGCCCGGACATCGACGCCGTCCCGCCCGGCGACCCCGACACCTACCGGCTGATCCGCTCCACCGAGACCCTGGGCTGCTTCCAGATCGAGTCGCCCGGCCAGCGCGACCTGGTGGGCCGGCTCCAGCCGGAGACCTTCCACGACCTCGTCGTCGACATCTCGCTCTTCCGGCCGGGCCCGGTCGCCGCCGACATGGTCCGCCCCTTCATCGAGGCCCGGCACGGCCGCGCGCCCGTCCGCTACCCGCACCCCGACCTGGAGGGGACGCTGAAGGAGACCTATGGCGTCGTCGTCTTCCACGAGCAGATCATCGAGATCGTGAGCATCATGACCGGCTGCGGCCGCGACGAGGCCGACCAGGTGCGCCGCGGGCTCTCCCACCCGGAGTCGCAGGGGCGGATCAGGCTGTGGTTCGCCGAGCGGGCCGGGCACCGGGGGTACGCCGCCGACGTGGTCGCCCGCACCTGGGAGATCGTCGAGGCCTTCGGCTCGTACGGCTTCTGCAAGGCGCACGCGGTGGCCTTCGCCGTGCCGACCTACC
The DNA window shown above is from Streptomyces showdoensis and carries:
- a CDS encoding DNA polymerase III subunit alpha produces the protein MPGFTHLHTASGFSLRYGASHPARLAERAAERGMDALALTDRDTVAGVVRFAKACATAGVRPLFGADLAYEPAPGPPDAAATARTSARRVPVRGGAFVDESAPRAVFLARSRAGWAELCALVTAAHARAGEGPPVLPWTADGPAGRGGAAAGDGLFVLLGPASDVGRALVAGRPDRAARLLVPWRERYGDALCLEVVPHGRAGTGPGSLRLAARTVGFAAEQGVRPVLGNEVRYADPGQGPVADVLDSARRLVPVDPRGAGLDAGEAWLKDPDAMRAAAERTVEAAGFRREAAHRLLEHTAAVAAGCLVDPEDDLGMGSAHFPEPHLVGAAHRTAQRVLASRAAAGMVLKGYERRRGYWDRMHRELDVIAHHGFASYFLTVAQVVDDVRGMGIRVAARGSGAGSLVNHLLGIAHADPVEHGLLMERFLSKRRTALPDIDIDVESARRLEVYRAILGRFGAERVATVAMPETYRVRHAVRDVGAALSMDPADTDRIAKAFPHIRARDARAALEELPELRGLKAELQGRERFWALVEALDALPRGIAMHPCGVLLSDASLLTRTPVMPTSGEGLPMAQFDKEDVEDLGLLKLDVLGVRMQSAMAHAVAEVGRATGVRPDIDAVPPGDPDTYRLIRSTETLGCFQIESPGQRDLVGRLQPETFHDLVVDISLFRPGPVAADMVRPFIEARHGRAPVRYPHPDLEGTLKETYGVVVFHEQIIEIVSIMTGCGRDEADQVRRGLSHPESQGRIRLWFAERAGHRGYAADVVARTWEIVEAFGSYGFCKAHAVAFAVPTYQSAWLKAHHPAAFYAGLLTHDPGMYPKRLLLADARRRGVPVLPLDVNRSAVAHRIELVSDGPAVWGLRLGLADVHGISEAEGARIENGRPYASLLDFWERARPRKPVAERLAQVGALDAFGANRRDLLLHLTELHRLQRGAASYGGQLPLAQGNRTAPVGLPDLDESERLSAELGILGMDASRHLMDDQRTFLRELGVVSAQRLRSARHGQTVLVAGAKAATQTPPIRSGKRVIFTTLDDGTGLVDLAFFDDSHERCAHTVFHSWLLLVRGVVQRRGPRSLSVVGSAAWNLAELAELRASGGLPAVGERLSEQPGEPSPDGADGTGDTGRRITMSTGYEMNPWADLRPAGEGAATPARKLWHSSPGSAG